Proteins encoded together in one Ammospiza nelsoni isolate bAmmNel1 unplaced genomic scaffold, bAmmNel1.pri scaffold_64, whole genome shotgun sequence window:
- the LOC132087253 gene encoding LOW QUALITY PROTEIN: cell division cycle protein 20 homolog (The sequence of the model RefSeq protein was modified relative to this genomic sequence to represent the inferred CDS: inserted 1 base in 1 codon), with product MSLIRESPKERLIGMPADQGAPRSGGRAYRLTECPEEQLGRVAVCVGGEERPERLHGPVVGRPAGLSETTAQFLFEADLHGLLKLDTLIPNAPPARWQRKAKETGPGPSPVGVSPVKPANRSHSSSKTPSKTPGKSGSKIQSTPTMAGGNRYIPNXSTMQMEMANFLLTKENDPAEDSPTKKEQQKAWAVNLNGFDIEEAKILHLRGKPQNAPEGCQNNLKVLYSQKMAPGFSRKKSRYIPSKPEQVLDAPEIFNDYYLNLIDWSCQNFLAVALDDAVYLWNYGTREIIPLLQTEHPDIYISSVSWIKDGDYLAVGTSSVEVQLWDIEQQKRLRTMTGLCARVGTLSWNSCIVSSGARTGHIHHHDVRVAEHHMATLAGHTEEVCGLRWSLDGRYLASGGNDSLVNVWPCTQGGGGDSAPVQTFTQHQGAVKVSLAWCPWQMNVLATGGGTRDRHIRIWNVCSGARLSAVDTRSHVTSILWSTNYKELISAHGFAQNQLVIWKYPIMTKVAELQGHTNIILNLTMSPYGTTVASAAADETVQVWSCFEMDPIKKKEKEKANSAKSGILHHSIR from the exons ATGTCGCTTATCCGAGAGAGCCCCAAAGAGCGGCTGATAGGGATGCCGGCTGATCAAGGAGCCCCGAGGAGCGGAGGGAGGGCGTATCGGCTGACAGAGTGTCccgaggagcagctggggagagtGGCAGTGTGCGTTGGCGGGGAGGAGCGGCCGGAGCGCTTGCACGGTCCAGTGGTGGGGAGGCCGGCGGGGCTGTCGGA GACCACGGCGCAGTTCCTGTTCGAGGCAGACCTGCACGGGCTGCTGAAGCTGGACACGCTGATCCCGAACGCGCCGCCTGCGCGATGGCAGCGCAAGGCCAAGGAGACCGGCCCCGGGCCCAGCCCTGTCGGCGTGTCGCCCGTGAAGCCGGCCAAtcgctcccacagctccagcaagaCGCCATCCAAGACGCCCG GTAAATCTGGATCCAAAATTCAAAGCACCCCCACAATGGCTGGGGGGAATCGCTACATTCCAA ACAGCACTATGCAGATGGAGATGGCAAATTTCCTCCTAACTAAAGAGAATGACCCTGCTGAGGATTCCCCTACCAAGAAG GAGCAACAGAAAGCCTGGGCAGTGAATCTGAATGGTTTTGATATAGAAGAGGCAAAGATCCTCCACCTCAGAGGAAAACCACAGAATGCTCCAGAAG GCTGTCAGAATAACCTGAAAGTGCTCTACAGTCAGAAAATGGCACCTGGATTCAGCAGGAAGAAGAGCAGATATATTCCCTCAAAGCCAGAACAGGTCTTGGATGCACCAGAGATATTCAACGACTACT ATCTGAATCTCATAGACTGGAGCTGCCAGAACTTCCTGGCAGTGGCTCTGGATGACGCTGTTTATCTGTGGAATTACGGTACTAGGGAGATTATCCCCCTGCTGCAGACGGAGCATCCAGATATTTACATTTCCTCTGTGTCATGGATTAAAGATGGAGACTACCTTGCTGTTGGCACAAGTAGTGTGGAGGTTCAG CTATGGGACATTGAGCAGCAGAAACGTCTCCGAACCATGACCGGCCTTTGTGCCCGTGTGGGAACCCTCAGCTGGAACAGCTGCATCGTCTCCAG TGGTGCACGGACTGGGCACATCCATCACCACGATGTCCGAGTGGCTGAGCATCACATGGCCACCCTTGCTGGCCACACAGAGGAGGTGTGCGGACTCAGATGGTCTCTGGATGGCCGCTACCTGGCCAGTGGTGGCAATGACAGTCTTGTGAATGTCTGGCCATGCACCCAAGGTGGGGGTGGCGACTCTGCTCCTGTACAGACCTTCACTCAGCACCAGGGTGCTGTCAaggtga GCCTGGCATGGTGCCCATGGCAGATGAATGTTCTAGCCACTGGAGGTGGCACTAGAGACAGACATATCCGCATCTGGAACGTGTGTTCTGGCGCCCGCCTCAGTGCTGTTGATACCCGTTCCCAC GTGACTTCTATCCTATGGTCCACAAACTACAAGGAGCTCATTTCAGCCCATGGCTTTGCACAGAATCAGCTGGTTATATGGAAGTATCCAATAATGACCAAGGTTGCAGAGCTGCAAG GTCATACTAATATAATCTTGAACCTGACCATGAGCCCTTATGGTACAACAGtggcctcagcagctgctgatgaAACAGTGCAGGTCTGGAGCTGTTTTGAGATGGATCCCataaagaagaaggagaaagagaaggcaaaCAGTGCCAAAAGTGGTATTCTTCACCACAGCATCCGCTGA